Part of the Lotus japonicus ecotype B-129 chromosome 6, LjGifu_v1.2 genome, ttgctcaatctGGGCTGCCTCAGAAGTAGTGGCGGCACCTGGCGAGGGTCTTTCTTCTTGGCGAGGTGGGGGAGACAAGGAACGCTCATCGTTCGTGggaggcgggctaggaggtgtgACTTGGCGCGGGGGAGACTTggggttttctttttctgtttccctttctttctcccCGGCAGCAGCATTGGAGCATGTGGTGGCAGCTGCGGCGCTTGTGTCAGTAGTTGATGGCTGGTCAGTAGTTGTTGTTGTGGCGCCTATAGTGGTAGACTTGACGGCGGCACCGGTAGCTGTACCGGCGGCAGCAGAATCGAGGGTCGTGACATTGACAGGCTCAGTGGCCGCGGCGGCGGAAGCTTCGGCGGTAGGGAGTTGGCTCGTCCCGTCAGTTGGAAGCTTGGAGCTTGCAATAGCGGCGGTGGAGGCAGCTTTCTTGCCTTTGGCCACAGCGCCGGCGGTGGGTTGAGCGCTGGGGTTGAAGGAGCTGGCGGAGGAGCCTTTGActaatcttctcctcttgggagcctGAGCGCCCTCAGCTTGGTTTTCAGCACCGCCCCGTCTTTTCCCGTCGCCTTCAGTGTTGAACTTCGGGGAAAAACGGGCCATTTTCCTCTCACAGGCTTTCAagagctcggcgttggtgaagttcatatcttctgcaacaataaaaaaaaaaggagagggTTAGTAGCGACATAAGGGGTGAGAAGAGAAATGGCGATAGTGAAAATAAATTgtgacctaagtatttgggtgtccttgagaggcgagcgccATCAAGGAATGTCGAGCAGTCAAGGATAGGAAGTGGGGCGAGAAGATTCAAAAAGGCTTTGTCATGGAGAAACAAAGATTCTTCTGAAGGGTCGGTAATCCTATTGGGTTTTtccgtccagtaaaggggaaaaagggcagtcccgtccctaagggtgaaaGCCTCGGGATAGGCGGGGTGCACCGCCACGCGGAAATATCGCCGGGCGAAGGAAGACTTCGCGTTACTGTTATGAGGGTTCAGGCACTTACGACCGGCTCGGGCCTTTAGGGAGacccatcctttgtttttgatggacttggggtcaatatcgtagaggtagaagaagctggtgggagatggggcggtgccaacagcggcgcacaaAATCTCgaagcaccggatgaaggcccaggcattgggatggagttgacaaggagccGCATTGAtatcgcggaggacggtttgaacgaagggcgagaaaggaagcctgactccaagctcgccaaacatatactcataaacaaagaaaaagtgagatctctttacgtcgccattgatcttatgaagccaggggcggtcatCAGCACTGCAGGGCCAAATCCTAAGTTTAGCGTTAAATTCGTCATCGTTAGATAAACCACCAAGGCTGCTCACGAATTCCACGATAAGATCACTATCCTGGAAAACggagggttggtctatagcttcgGGGGTGGGTGctctttggactggaaggggtaAAGTCGCGAAAGTTTTCAGTCGGTAAGAAGGGATCttcgggacctctaaacggaggccgccggctgcggtagAGTCGGGGTCGCTCCCGGAAGAGGAagaggtgtgattaggggagttagggtttgaagtCATCTTTGACAATGCAATGAGGAAAGGGGAAAATGAGTAGAGATGAGATGCAGAGATAAGGAAATAGGGACTCACCGGgcaaggatgtgaagagtgggtagcggaaagggtgaaaagcgacggcaccagagcggaagttggaagagggagcttggtaagcgattaaggaagtaaagagaggtctcggaaagggatgattgtagggaagaagggtttttataggcaaaagggggaagttggaagggtgacgcgtgttggacgcgtgtggaaggttggaagtcatgatggatTTTGGGAAGTGGGTCGCGTgtgatggggagttactgcgcatgatGGGACAGTTATGAGGAGTGAGGTGACGGTTGCGGAGAAAGGGGAAAGCTGACGTAACTGACGTATCACATGGGGCAGTtagagatttgaaaggttttCGAAATatgggaaagcgcgaaaggccccGCCACCATGAGGACTAAATGCCATCGCCTGACAAATGGTGTCGCCAATGGAGTTTAATCGCCCGCCAAGGGCATCGCCAGCTAACACTTGGACGATCAATACGAGACTAACACCTGTCACCTAGCCCGCCGGTACAAAGCGACCGTTCCCACCGCcagtggacttgtggacttgacGAGTTGGTTTGCTCGCCAAGACCAGTGGACTGGGTGACTAAAGATGCTTGTTTCCTTTtgcttacgccatgttggcgacgtagttttcttcttttttctcaagccatgttggcagcttagattcTAGTGCACCACGGGATGCATATAAaaacatttaaaagacacacttagctctcatacttcgagctcggtgtcttgtggactagtggactgggcgagccccctaGGGGGCGACGCCCAGGGTTTAGCCCGCCCAAGGGCGGGTAcctggccttaaattgggcctCAATCGCGgaaggcccaattggcccaaggGATAGTACCCaagccctataaataggaggtagatatcaattgtaaaggactttttgctcattggatgaaataacacatgaaattcagcattctctctctcattctcattggCTCTTTAGCACATTCCACAACTCTCTAGGTATTATCCcttccttcaatgttcattcctagaacacAACCCTAGTGCTATGGCACCTCGCGGTGGATAGCATTGGTGTTGCAAGGCTGTTGTGAGTTTCTGCTGTTGCAAATCCTCTGCTATTGGATTAgttgttgtttttcttttagttttcttcttcttcttctccttctgctAGTTGTTTTATTCTTGTTTTTCCTTCCTGTTGGCAGTGTTTGCCTcttgttgtttttattttgattttctttgttttagcCTGTTTTGCATGTACTGACTTTTGGTTCTActtttatgatatattattctcctttttcaaaaaaaaaaaaaaaaaacttcaaattaTTCACAATCACacttgcatatatatatatagtcagATGTAATGTCTGCATACTACTCAACTAAACATGATTGGGATACTAACGGAGTAATAAAATTGTCAtgattataataatattattgcctaaaatattaaaataaaagacaCAGAAGTAGTATAATCTTATATGAGGACAAGTTTGTCTAGTCCAATCCCTTCACTTTGAAGCTTTGCAAGGATTCTTTCACGCCCATTCTGAGGCCATGTTCGGTCATGTTTCCAGCATTTACTAGGACTCAAAATTATTCTCTCAAGTTTGTGGAAATATTTCAAAGCATTCATGGCAATCTCAATTTCATAAAAGTTACCCACACAATCTCCTAGTTCAATAACTTTAATCTCGCCATGAGAGAACGTCTGGACATCTCGAATTTGTCGTAAACGAGGATTAAACTCCGGCCGTTTTATCTGAAAAATTTACAATGACAATTAACATAAAGGATAGTGAAAACataaaaatctaaaattatGGAGAACAAGATATATAATTTTTGGGAAAAAATATTATGCATTGAAAGCATAGATAGAAATCATGATTCACTATTTCTATTTCACTACGTTATATATAagttaaataagaaaatatcaAAAAACAAAACGCATCAAATTAGTTTAGTCAACTAATGATTTACAAAATACATTTATTGATTTGGTATCACGGGATGGGTAGATGTCACATATGATGATATTATTTCCAATTGTCACTacaattttctatttttgagTGTCTGTAATAATTAATTGACAAATTATCTATTTTGAGTTGTATTTGTCAGgttgtattattttatttttttgcttatcttcctcattatttttctcaacaCAAGAAACATGGAGAAATGCTTCTATATGCATAAGATAATAAAATATGATTAAATGTTTATGCATGACAATAAAGTAGTTAAATACAAGCAACataaagtataaaaaataaaaataatgcaTGTATATTAATTTAGTTGACTTATACCATGATTGAAAGTTTGTGTAGAACAGGGCAAGCTTGGATGATGATTGAAAGCCAAAAAATATCAAAGCTCACGGCTCCCGAACCATAGATcaaattcaattgttttagATTTTCCAATCTAAAGTCTTCCATGTTAACATTAACATTGAAATACTCTATCACGTTAATGTTGAATACGTTGTGCgtttctaaagtcaaaatctcAAGCTGCGGAAGATTTGCAAGGAGGTGAAATTTTGCAGCTATCCCCTGAATGCATTCAACAAGGTGAATGCTCTTCAGTGAAGGAGTATCAATCCACATTCCATCCCACTCTAACTCGTGATCTTCTAGCTTGAGAATAGATAATGATggactttttatatttaaggTCTGTGTATTGAACTTACAACGGATTAAGCTGAGCTCTTCAAGTAGAAGACAATCATCAAGTAGGGTTTTGATCAAGATTTCATCCACATGTGAATCTTCAAGTACAAGAGATCGTAAATTTGTGAATGGTAAAATGCCAAAGTTTGTTTCTTGATAAACAAGACAATATCTAAGATGCATATCCCTGACTGTTGGACTATCAGAATTGGAAAATAAGCCAAAAGGAAACTTGTAACATCCATCATAATCAAAACCATCAACAAATTCCCTTGAAAATTTTCCTAGAAGGAGAAGATCGATTCTCCTTACTCCCCTTGCAATTGAAAAGTTGATCCATTGATCAATGGTGTTACTATTTTCTTGCCTCAAAGAGAACTCAACCAGGAAAGAATCAATCTCTGTACCTTTAAAATTCATGATAAATTGATCAACTTTTTTTACATATTCATTCCTACTCACATCCGAAAAAATATCTTTTACAACCCTGTAGAAGAACACATCAACAATATATCCCTTTTCTAATAATTCCTCCTCACTTCCAAGCACATGGAACACATCAAACTTAAGATCTCTCTTAAGATAGCAAAGGTTGCACCACCTTTTAGAGAGTATGTTAGTGTTTAACATATCTTTCATGGATAGCATTGATTGAATATAAGACAGGATGCTATCAGGTAACTTGCTAATATAATCCATCTGTGAAAGTTTTtagaaataagaaaaataattaaaatacttGTAAATACACCAAATATCTATGTTATGGTACAACATTCTGTAATCTCTTACCTTCAAAAGTGAAGTtcaagaaataaaataatatagaaTAAAAGTTGTCagtgttttttatttgtttatgtgaGAAACTAAGAAGGAAAAACAGCAACAAAAATAATCTAGCAAATCAAACAAAAGTACCTTCGTATCTGATAGGAGAGGAGGGGGTACTACAAGAGGAGTCTCTTGAAACAAGAGATCACAACAATCCAATTTGACCCCGTGTTTTGCTAAAAAATCTCTTGCTTCGTGTAAAATGATAAAGATGGATTGACACCATTCGCGAAGAGAAGGGAGAATAGAGAAGTAAAATATATGACAAATGATTGGATGAGAAAGAATTGAATAGATTCTTTGAAAAACGAGGGAGGAAATGAGACGTAAGAAGAGAAGGTACAAGAATATCATAATTCCACTGAAAATTATAGCCACGCAATCTGCAGGATGCTGCCCACCTATGAGTCTtttatatttagatttttttttttttggttacacttTTATATTTAGGTTAGCTGAAATTGAAATTTCAAGTTTCCTAGTAAAAATCATATATCCAATTATCCATGTATCATCACCATAGATAGTAATAATTAGGGATAATTTGATTTTGGAATAAAAATAGTCAATATTAATTAATAGTTATATCTCTAAATTTATTTCCTTGTCATCTATTATATTAATCTCATTTAATTAAGAATCAGATATCTCCAATATGTTTTCTTTTTGGACATGCGATGCCATGGTAATTGTATACTTATAGGACGTGTGCTATGATAGTTAATATGTATTGAATGTCCTTATTTTATATTGCATGTGTTATtggtaaaaattatatataaccAATAAGATCTagcatgtttaaaaaaaaaaagaaacaaaaagattTGTTGGTGCCCAATAGGTAGTTGAGTTTCTCCAACATTTATTATAAGAGTTTGATGTCTGAGCAGTGCATATTGAGAAGGATTTAGTTGAAAAAACATTATAACTTTACATGATTTCATAGGCTTGGGGATAAAAATAGGGTTTGGCATACCCTTCAGtctattgtttaattttttaataatgagAGATCTACTAACTTACTCTGATCTCATAAGCTTGAAGAATAAGAAAGAGTTTGGTATACCCTCGGGTCTATTGTTGAATTGGTAGAGGCTTATCAACTTAATGTCAAAGACTTTAGAAATGGTTTGGTACCCATCTCAAGTTTGCAACCATCGTTGTGCCATCACCGTTGTGCGATGCGACCACAACTGCGTGACGCGACCAACATCATGCGACGCCACCATCACAATCTCTCTTCGTAAATCGCGATCTGCCTCCCTCACTCGCGTTCTCTGTCTCAATCCATCTTCCCATTGGTGCTTGGCGGCGCAGCACATTATGTTTGTGAAGGGATTATCCCATTAGATAAAACTTTGACTACAAAGcctaattttccttttttttttgtttcgaactaatgattttttttttaaaaaactactATTTTTTTTAGCAAAGAGTAATGATAATTTCATTCAAAAAGGCCCATGGCCCAGTTACAAGCAAGACGAAACTGCAGGAAAAAAAAGGCTAGGCCTATTACAAGTTACTAGTAGCCAGCTCGTCTAAAACCCTTGGAGGCTGACAAGGATGGGACACGGGTAAGTGGGGAGCATCGAAAGAAGGGAAAGGCAGAAAAACCTGGTCAAATCTAAAGTAAACAATGAATAAGATTTACCAATTTGTGCTCTAATAATTAAAGACTTAGAATGGAGTAGATCTAGTCTTCGAAAATAGCTTATAGAGTTAACTTTCCCAAAGAACATCTCAGAGAAGGGACTAGATTGGATCTTGAGAGAGTTCTCTGTCTCTGCTTGCTACCCTCTTAAGCTCCGGCGGGTGGTTGAAATCCCAATCTCCTCTTAGTCTTTCGGCGAGGCAGAGCTGAGCTATAGTGTGGGCACACTTATTTCCTTCCTTCCTGACCTAGCTAAAAGACCAAGAAGGCTGAGAAGCACTCCAGGTAATTATATCCTTTACAATATGTTGGATCTCCCCAACTTTGATTTCCCCTTTGCAAGCCTTGATTAAACTCAGGTTGTCTGACTCAAAAATGGTGTTTTCCCATTGCATGTTGGATGCGCTTGAGACTGCTTCCTTGAGAGCAATTGCTTCTGCTACTATTGGAGATGAAGCGTCAAAATTCCGAGCAGAGCAACAGCTTATCTCCCCCTGTTCGTCTCGGAGGACAAGGCTACCTGATGCTTTCCTCCTAGTCTCGGTGAAAGCCGCGTCGGTGTTGCATTTTAATCTGCCTCTGCGGGGTCTTGTCCACCTTGAGGCAGGCCTGGCTTGGATCGTGCGTTGTGGTGGGTTGTCGTCTTCCGCCGTCGCAGCTAAAAACTCCAAATGGGCCTCATGGATGAGTCTAAGGGTCCAGGCTGGGTTTGTTGGTTTCCCTTCGAAGACTTTGGCATTCCTCATTTTCCAGATCCCCCACAAGGTGAAGCCAATTAGACCTATTGTGTAGGGAGAGAGATCAGAGTTGTTGCTCAACCTTTTGAAAGTTTCCTCCATCCAAACCCGTGAAGAGAAAGAGGCTTCACTTGGGGGAATGATTTGCAACTGATTGCCAAACTAAACTGCTTTTGCCCAGTTGCAAGTAAAGAGTGTATGTTCAAGGGATTCATTTTCTAATCCACAGATCGGACAGATGGCCTCCGGGGAGCAGCCTCTCTTGTGAAGGTTCAGCTTTGACAGGAAGATCATTGTTGGCTACCTTCCAAAGAAAGGTCTTAATTTTCGAAGGCAGGTTCGCTCCCCATATGGTGTTCCAGAGGAAAGTTTGGTCTCTATTGGATGAGGAGGCAAGCAAGTCAGGAGGGCTTTTGAGCTTTTGAGCTTCTCTATATCCTGATTTAACAGCATAGAGACCTGAGTTACAAAATGGCCAAATTAGTTCATCTGGGCCCTCTTCCCAACTGAACAAAGTTTGCTTAACTTTCCCCAAGTCAGTGCTAGTTAAAGTCTGCCTGATCTTCCCAACATTCCAGACCTTCCTGCTTTCAATCATGAGATTCTTCACTTTCATGCTTTGCTGGCCTTGTTCTGGGATTAACTTTTCTCCCGAAGAAACCCATCTATGATCCCAGACATCAACTTTTTCACCATTGCCAATTAGCCTCCGTCCTTGCTTAACCAATAACTCCCTCCCATGGAGTATGCTGGCCCATACCCAAGAGGCATTCCTCTTCTTAGGAGTCAGAAGAAAGTCCTGGGTGATAAAGTATATGCCTTTAAGGACGCGAACCCAGAGAGCGTTTGGGTTTTGGGTGATGCGCCAAGCTTGATTTGCCAGTACAGCTTGATTTTGTGTCTCAAGATCTTTAAAACCGAGTCCTCCCTCATTTTTTATCCGGGTAAGGAGGTCCCAGCTTCGCCAATGGATTCCTTTGCCACTATTATTCTTCCACCAAAAGCGCACAGTTCTAGATCAGATGTCTTTACAGAAAGCTTTTAGGAGCTTCAGGATGGCCATTGCGTAGCCAAAGATTGCCTGTATGACAGCCTTAATGAGAGTTTCCTTGCACGCCTGGTTGAGGAAGTTACTTTTCTACCCCTGGAGTTTGTTTAGGATCTTGTCTTTCAACCAACCTAGAGAGCATTTTTTTGAACGGCCCTAGTGAGCAGGCATGCCCAGACATGCCCGGGTTTTCCCAGATCTGAACTTGAAGAATATCTGCCAATTTCTTTCTTGTGTTCACCGCCACTTCTCTTCCAGCTTTCAGCCCTGACTTGAGAGAGTTAATTCTTTGTCCTGAGGCCTTTGAAAAAAGGTTCAGGATGTACTGCCATTTGTATAGCTCGGCTTCCGTGGCTTTGGCAAAGAGAATAGCATCATCCGCGAAGAATAGAAGCGTGACCGGCGGGGCAGTGTGAGCAAGTTTAAGGCCAACTAAGCTCCCATCAAGGTTGCTTTTATTAATAAGATGGGAGAGCATATCCATTACCAGTAGGAAGAGGTAGGGAGAAAGGGGGTCTCCTTGGCGAAGGCCCTTCTGTGACAGGAGTTTCTGTCCACATCTTCCATTAATCTTATAACGATAGGAGACTCCTTTAACCAAATTCATGATCCACGCTATCCATAACTCATGAAAGACATAAGCCGCAAAGCCTCCTCTAAGAACAACCATTCCACTCTATCGAAAGCCTTGCTCATGTCAAGTTTTACACTAATATGCTGTCTTCCAATGCTTCCTCTGTGTTTTAGTGCGTTGACGGCTTCTTGTACCAAGATAAGGTTATCTTGGATTTGGCGTCCCCTGATGAAAGCACTTTGCTAAGGGGTTATTATGGAGTTCATTGAGGGCTTGAGACACGTAACCAAGATCCTTAAGATGATTTTGT contains:
- the LOC130722987 gene encoding uncharacterized protein LOC130722987, coding for MNFTNAELLKACERKMARFSPKFNTEGDGKRRGGAENQAEGAQAPKRRRLVKGSSASSFNPSAQPTAGAVAKGKKAASTAAIASSKLPTDGTSQLPTAEASAAAATEPVNVTTLDSAAAGTATGAAVKSTTIGATTTTTDQPSTTDTSAAAATTCSNAAAGEKERETEKENPKSPPRQVTPPSPPPTNDERSLSPPPRQEERPSPGAATTSEAAQIEQAPGNRGGSSSHFNMLPNAIEPSEFLLTGLNRDVIEKEVLSRGINEIKEETLACLLRAGY
- the LOC130724708 gene encoding uncharacterized protein LOC130724708, which codes for MIFLYLLFLRLISSLVFQRIYSILSHPIICHIFYFSILPSLREWCQSIFIILHEARDFLAKHGVKLDCCDLLFQETPLVVPPPLLSDTKIKRPEFNPRLRQIRDVQTFSHGEIKVIELGDCVGNFYEIEIAMNALKYFHKLERIILSPSKCWKHDRTWPQNGRERILAKLQSEGIGLDKLVLI